The Bos mutus isolate GX-2022 chromosome 7, NWIPB_WYAK_1.1, whole genome shotgun sequence genome window below encodes:
- the PFN3 gene encoding profilin-3 — MGDWKGYISAVLRDQRIDDVAIVGHSDNRCVWASRPGGLLAAISPQEVGVLTGPDRSTFLQAGLCVAGRRCCVIRDHLLAEGDGVLDARTKGLDGRAICVGHTPRALLVLMGRRGVHGGILNKTMHELIHGLRSQGT, encoded by the coding sequence ATGGGCGACTGGAAAGGTTACATCAGTGCAGTGCTTCGGGACCAGCGCATCGACGACGTGGCCATTGTGGGCCACTCGGACAATCGCTGCGTGTGGGCCTCGAGGCCTGGGGGCCTGCTGGCGGCCATCTCACCGCAGGAGGTGGGTGTGCTCACCGGGCCAGACCGGAGCACCTTCCTGCAGGCCGGGCTGTGCGTGGCGGGCCGCCGTTGCTGCGTCATCCGAGACCACCTGCTGGCGGAGGGTGACGGAGTGCTGGACGCACGCACCAAGGGTCTGGACGGGCGCGCCATCTGCGTGGGCCACACGCCTCGGGCGCTTCTCGTGCTCATGGGCCGGCGGGGTGTGCATGGGGGCATTCTCAACAAGACGATGCACGAGCTGATCCATGGGCTGCGCTCGCAGGGCACCTAG
- the F12 gene encoding LOW QUALITY PROTEIN: coagulation factor XII (The sequence of the model RefSeq protein was modified relative to this genomic sequence to represent the inferred CDS: deleted 1 base in 1 codon): MRALLLLGALLVSLESTVSTPPWKGPKKHKLTESEHTVVLTVTGEPCHFPFQYHRQLHHKCIHRGRPGPRPWCATTPNFEKDQRWAYCLEPKKVKDHCSKHNPCQKGGTCVNMPDGPRCICADHFTGKHCQKEKCFEPQFFRFFHENEIWHRLEPAGVVKCQCKGPNAQCKPLASQVCRTNPCLNGGQCLQAEGHRLCRCPPSFAGRLCDVDLKASCYDDRDRGLSYRGMAGTTLSGAPCQSWASEATYWNVTAEQVLNWGLGDHAFCRNPDNDTRPWCFIWKGDRLSWNYCRLAPCQAAAGHEHFPLPSPSALQKPESTTQTPLPSLTSGWCSPTPLASGGPGGCGQRLRKWLSSLNRVVGGLVALPGAHPYIAALYWDQHFCAGSLIAPCWVLTAAHCLQNRPAPKELTVVLGQDRHNQSCEQCQTLAVRDYRLHEAFSPITYQHDLALVRLQESGDGCCAHPSPFVQPVCLPSTAARPAESEAAVCEVAGWGHQFEGGEYSSFLQEAQVPLIDPQRCSAPDVHGAAFTQGMLCAGFLEGGTDACQGDSGGPLVCEDETPERQLILRGIVSWGSGCGNRLKPGVYTDVANYLAWIREHTAS; this comes from the exons ATGAGGGCTCTGCTGCTCCTGGGGGCCCTGCTGGTGAGCCTGGAGTCAACGGTTTCG ACTCCACCTTGGAAGGGCCCCAAGAAGCATAAGCTCACAGAGAGTGAGCACACAGTGG TTCTCACTGTCACCGGGGAACCCTGCCACTTCCCCTTCCAGTACCACCGGCAGCTGCATCATAAATGCATCCACAGAGGCCGGCCAGGCCCCCGACCTTG GTGTGCTACTACCCCCAACTTTGAGAAGGACCAACGATGGGCATACTgcctggagcccaagaaagtgaaaG ACCACTGCAGCAAACACAATCCCTGCCAGAAGGGAGGGACCTGTGTGAATATGCCGGATGGCCCACGCTGCATCTGTGCAGATCACTTCACTGGGAAGCACTGCCAGAAAG AGAAGTGCTTTGAGCCCCAGTTTTTCCGGTTCTTCCATGAGAATGAAATATGGCACAGGCTTGAGCCAGCAGGTGTGGTCAAGTGCCAGTGCAAGGGTCCGAATGCCCAATGCAAGCCACTGGCCAGCCAGG TCTGCCGCACCAACCCGTGTCTCAACGGGGGGCAG TGCCTGCAGGCGGAGGGCCATCGCCTGTGCCGTTGTCCCCCTAGCTTCGCGGGACGTTTGTGCGATGTAG ACCTCAAGGCGAGTTGCTACGACGACCGCGACCGCGGTCTCAGCTACCGCGGCATGGCGGGGACTACGCTGTCCGGCGCACCCTGTCAGTCGTGGGCCTCCGAGGCCACCTACTGGAATGTGACCGCAGAGCAAGTGCTGAACTGGGGACTGGGCGACCACGCCTTCTGCCG GAACCCCGACAACGACACCCGCCCTTGGTGCTTCATTTGGAAAGGCGACCGACTGAGCTGGAATTACTGCCGCCTGGCACCGTGCCAGGCCGCAGCTGGGCACGAGCACTTCCCCTTGCCCTCGCCATCGGCTTTGCAGAAACCTGAGTCCACGACCCAGACCCCGCTTCCATCCCTGACTTCAG GCTGGTGCTCGCCGACTCCTCTGGCCAGCGGAGGCCCCGGGGGCTGTGGCCAGCGGCTCCGCAAATGGCTGTCCTCGCTGAACCGCGTCGTCGGAGGACTGGTGGCGCTCCCCGGGGCGCACCCCTACATCGCCGCGCTGTACTGGGACCAACATTTCTGCGCCGGCAGCCTCATCGCCCCCTGTTGGGTGCTGACTGCGGCTCACTGTCTGCAGAACCG ACCCGCGCCGAAGGAGCTGACCGTGGTGCTCGGCCAGGACCGCCACAACCAGAGCTGTGAGCAGTGCCAGACGCTGGCAGTGCGGGACTACCGCCTGCACGAGGCCTTCTCGCCCATCACCTACCAGCACGACCTGG CTCTGGTGCGCCTGCAGGAGAGCGGGGACGGCTGCTGCGCGCACCCGTCGCCTTTCGTTCAGCCAGTGTGCCTGCCGAGTACCGCCGCCCGCCCCGCCGAATCCGAAGCCGCAGTCTGCGAGGTGGCCGGCTGGGGTCACCAGTTCGAGG GTGGGGAATATTCCAGCTtcctgcaggaggctcaggtgCCACTCATCGACCCGCAGCGCTGCTCCGCCCCCGACGTGCACGGAGCAGCCTTCACCCAGGGCATGCTCTGCGCTGGCTTCCTCGAGGGCGGCACCGACGCATGCCAG GGTGACTCCGGAGGCCCTCTAGTGTGTGAGGATGAGACCCCTGAGCGCCAGCTCATCCTGCGAGGCATAGTCAGCTGGGGCTCAGGTTGCGGCAACCGCCTCAAGCCAGGTGTGTACACAGACGTGGCCAACTACCTAGCCTGGATTCGGGAGCACACCGCTTCCTGA